The window CTTGCGGTCCCGGCTTTCTTCCGGGTACGGGTACAATTCGTGCAGTCTCATTATTCCACAACCTCGACGAGATGGTTGACTCTCTCGACCATGCCGAGAACGGCATCGTTCTTGGGCAGTTCCTTCACCTGGCGGATCTTGCGCAGGCCCAGGGCGTGCACGGTGGCGCGCTGTCTGGGGGAACAGCCGATCAGGCTCTTCACCAGTGTGATCTTGATGGTGTCCATGTCGCGTCTCTCCCGCTACTTCCTGGGCGTTTCGACTTTCTTTCCGCGCAGCCTGGAGACCTGGTCGGCGCTGCGCAGGGAGGTCAGGCCCTCCATGGTCGCCTTGAG is drawn from Desulfocurvus vexinensis DSM 17965 and contains these coding sequences:
- the rpmD gene encoding 50S ribosomal protein L30, translated to MDTIKITLVKSLIGCSPRQRATVHALGLRKIRQVKELPKNDAVLGMVERVNHLVEVVE